Proteins encoded within one genomic window of Aquarana catesbeiana isolate 2022-GZ linkage group LG03, ASM4218655v1, whole genome shotgun sequence:
- the LOC141132506 gene encoding uncharacterized protein, translated as MSQTKSEHFTTRSEVYSMSTRRSVKSETIAIARAKAESAKVKADFAAKEAKIKAAFAEKEIKAAFAEMQLKLEKLRMETALEELAAEKESAAAAAEADILEELAKPTSERLSNVLERKSVPDDGTERTSEYVRRHAEPDNCPLTAPRADSTPAIHRPYVKQESKPALSQFSAHSAARQSKHYVTVDQIENEERRVKRHSDCISDDRKYPPSSWHNRAPPGYSHNNQGMSDFFKFLARRELLAKGLAKFNDRPESYRAWRSSFRNATRDLELNASEEADLLVNWLGNESSEHARRIRDININYPSRGLSMIWERVDECYGSPEVIENSLFKRIEDFPRIPNKGYQKLRELSDLVTELQIAKAEGDLPGLAFLDTARGVNSIVQKLPYSLQETWISQGSKYKQKHNVPFPPFSYFVDFIRYQAKVKNDPSFDISSSDSAHPRSSKPALTRNFKDAPVAVRKTSVSPTQDPSRECPLHKKPHSLSKCRGFREKTLQDRRTFLKENRLCYRCCASTSHLGKDCKVSINCSECNSSEHNTALHPGPAPWTLTPSPTVDEHGGEQQDTVPPVVTPRYTQVCGEGLSNKSCSKICLVTVYPTGRREKAVKLYVILDDQSNRSLASSAFFDTFKIKEAGSSYLLKTCTGVSEETGRRAIGYQIESFDGQTTLPLPTLIECNQFPTDREEIPTPEVALHHGHLKGIAHLIPELDPQAEIALLLGRDIIRVHKVRKQINGPHNSPYAQKLDLGWVIIGNVCLGSVHKPTSVNSLFTKTLEGGRPSLFQPCTNRFLVREKPASVIHSNPYTANLLCHEDRDHLGCSVFQRTKEDHKIGPSIEDHIFLEIMRQGFYKTNENSWVAPLPFKAQRPRLANNREQALKRFSSLRSNFQRRTEMKGHFFSFMSKMFEDDHAEIAPPLKDNEECWYLPIFGVYHPKKPGKIRVVFDSSSRHQGISLNDVLLKGPDLNNTLLGVLIRFRKEAVAIVADIQQMFHSFQVKEEHRNFLRFLWFKDNDPTKNITEYRMKVHVFVNSPSPAVAIYGLKLSAQEGEKDVTQFIERDFYVDDGLKSLSSPEAAISLLKRTQSTLASSNLRLHKIASNSKVVMEAFPSQDYASDFKDLDLATDSLPMQRSLGLNWDLKSDTLTFQVDQETKPFTRRGVLSTINSLYDPLGFAAPITIQGKILLRELTADTCDWDSPLPPEKETLWVTWRDSLKTLSNLHIHRPYTHFPPTRVQSTKLCVFCDASVKAIGAVTYLKSVDIEGQVQIGFVMGKAKLAPCPETTIPRLELCAAVLAVELAELITSEMDLELEDTEFYTDSKVVLGYIYNESRRFYVYVHNRVLRIRKSTQPTQWHYVSTDHNPADHATRSVPASRLKDTTWLTGPPFLYKSAPTTSVRETYVLLEPESDSDIRPQVSTLHTTISNQLLGSKRFHKFSTWKSLQRATASKLTHETLTTFMAEVSAVMNARPLTSIPNDPEDPFLLTPSTLLTQKVEVITAPPVNLDTKDLYRCQWKRVQVLADTFWNKWKKQYLSNLQTRNKWQDSKPNLQPGAIVLMKDSQSKRNEWPLGLITQVFPSEDGNVRKVELKVIRQGQPKLFLRPVSELILLLSSGVP; from the coding sequence atgtcacagacaaagtcagagcacttcacaacaaggtcagaagtttactccatgagcacaaggaggtcagtgaaaagcgaaacaattgccattgcccgcgcaaaggcggaatctgcaaaagtaaaagctgactttgcggcaaaggaggccaaaataaaagctgcattcgccgaaaaagaaataaaagctgcatttgccgagatgcaacttaaattagaaaagttacgtatggaaactgcattggaggaactagctgcagagaaggagtcagcggctgctgcggccgaggcagacatcttagaagaacttgcaaagcccaccagtgagcggctcagcaacgtacttgaaagaaaatccgttcccgacgacggtacagagcgtacctcagaatatgtgCGGCGGCACGCCGAACCAGACAACTGCCCACTTACAGCACCGAGAGCGGACTCAACCCCTGCCATTCACAGGCCTTACGTGAAGCAAGAAAGTAAACCCGCACTCAGTCAGTTTTCAGCACATTCTGCAGCCAGGCAATCAAAACACTacgtcacagttgaccaaattgaaaatgaagaacgacgggttaaaagacacagcgactgtatctctgatgaccgcaaatacccaccaagttcctggcacaacagagcgccccctggctactcacacaacaatcaaggtatgtcagatttcttcaagttcttagcacgacgtgaactgttagcaaagggacttgcaaagtttaacgatcgccctgaaagttatagagcatggcgttcgtccttcagaaatgcaactagagaccttgagctaaatgcaagtgaagaagccgacctcttagtcaattggctggggaatgaatcgtcagagcatgcaaggagaatcagagacattaacattaattacccaagccgagggctgagcatgatatgggaaagggtcgatgaatgttacggttccccagaagttatagaaaactctctttttaagcgaatagaggactttcccaggattcctaacaaaggctaccagaagctgagagaactgagtgacctagtgacagaactccaaatagccaaagcagaaggagacttgccaggccttgcctttctggacacagcccgtggcgttaactctatagtgcaaaagctaccttacagccttcaagaaacctggatttcacaaggctccaaatacaagcaaaagcacaacgtccccttcccaccattctcttattttgtggactttattcgctatcaagcaaaggttaaaaatgatcctagttttgacatctcatcatctgactctgctcaccctaggtcaagtaagcctgctctaacccgcaacttcaaagacgcacctgttgcagtacgcaaaacaagtgtatctccaacacaggatccaagcagagagtgtcctcttcacaagaagcctcattcgttgtcaaagtgcagaggttttagagaaaagactctccaagatcgcagaaccttcctcaaggaaaacagactttgttacaggtgctgcgcatcaacttctcaccttgggaaagactgtaaggtgagcatcaactgctctgagtgcaacagctcagagcacaacacagctctacatccagggccagcgccatggactcttaccccctcacccacagtggacgagcacggcggggagcaacaagacacagtacctcctgtagttacaccccggtacacccaagtctgtggagaaggtctgtctaacaaatcctgctctaagatttgtcttgtcacagtttaccccacgggtcgcagagaaaaggcagtgaagctatacgtgatcctggacgatcaaagcaacagatcactcgccagctcagccttctttgacactttcaaaatcaaggaagccggctcttcatacttacttaagacttgtacaggggtaagtgaagaaactgggagaagagccattggttaccaaatcgaATCCTTTGACGGTCAGACTACCCTGCCTCTGCCAACTCTAATCGAGTGCAATCAGTTCCCAACTgatagagaggagatccctacaccagaggtggcacttcatcacggacatctgaagggcatagcacatctcatccctgaactggatccccaggccgagatagcacttctccttgggagggacatcatcagagttcacaaggtgagaaaacaaatcaatggtccCCACAACTCCCCCTATGCCCAGAAGCTAGACctaggatgggtcatcataggcaacgtatgcctagggagtgttcacaaaccaaccagcgtgaactctctctttacaaagacactagaaggtgggcgtccatccctatttcagccttgcaccaacagattccttgtaagagagaagcctgccagtgtaattcattccaacccttacaccgctaatcttctttgtcatgaagacagagatcatttagggtgctcagttttccaaaggactaaagaagatcacaaaattggcccatctattgaagatcatatcttcttggagataatgagacagggattctacaaaaccaacgaaaacagctgggtggcacccctgcctttcaaagcgcagagaccccgtcttgctaacaacagagaacaagctttgaaacgcttttcttccctcagatccaattttcaaagaagaacagaaatgaaagggcatttcttctcattcatgagtaagatgtttgaggatgaccatgctgagatagccccacctctaaaagacaatgaagagtgctggtacctaccaatcttcggtgtctaccaccccaagaagccaggtaaaatccgggtagtgtttgactccagctcacggcatcaagggatctcattaaatgatgtcctcctaaagggaccagatctcaacaacacacttcttggtgttctcatcagattccgcaaagaagcagttgccatagtggcagacattcagcaaatgttccacagcttccaagtcaaggaagaacacaggaacttcttgagattcctatggttcaaagacaatgaccctactaaaaacattacagaataccgcatgaaagtACACGTTTTTGTTAACAGtccatctcctgctgttgccatctatggacttaagctatctgcccaagaaggtgagaaagacgttacacagtttattgaaagagacttttatgtagatgatggtctgaaatcactttcttcacctgaagctgcaataagtctactcaagaggactcaaagcacgcttgcctcttcaaatctcagactgcataagatagcatcaaacagcaaggtcgtcatggaggccttcccttcccaagattatgccagtgacttcaaagatctggacttagctacagactcccttcctatgcaacgcagcctaggactcaactgggacctcaagtctgacacccttacctttcaggttgaccaagagacaaagcccttcacacggcgaggtgtcttatccaccattaacagcctgtatgatccacttgggtttgcagcaccaattaccatccaaggtaagattctgcttagagagcttactgcagacacatgtgattgggattctccactacctcctgagaaagagacattatgggtaacatggagagactctttaaagactttatccaacctacacatacatagaccatacacccactttcctcccacaagggttcagtctacaaagttatgtgtattctgcGATGCTTCAGTTAAAGCAATAGGAGCAGTAACCTACCTCAAGTCAGTAGACATCGAGGGCCAAGTTCAAATTGGGTTTGTTATGGGCAAAGCTAAGCTAGCACCATGTCCCGAAACCACCATTCCAAGATTGgaactgtgtgctgctgtactagcagtagaactagcagaacttattacatctgagatggatctagaactcgaggacacagagttttacacagacagcaaggtagtgttgggttacatttacaacgaaagtaggagattctatgtctatgtacacaacagagtcctaagaatcaggaagtcgacacagcccacccagtggcattatgtctcaactgatcataacccagcagatcatgctacaaggtctgTACCAGCATCCCGACTCAAAGACACTACATGGCTCACAGGACCACCCTTCCTGTACAAGTCAGCGCCTACGACGTCAGTAAGGGAGACATATGTACTGCTAGAACCTGAATCTGACTCAGATATCCGTCCTCAGGTTTCCACATTACATACAACAATTTCTAACCAACTGTTGGGATCCAAGCGCTTCCACAAattctccacttggaagtccttacaaagagctactgcttcaaaactcacacatgagactctgacaaccttcatggctgaagtatcagctgtaatgaatgccagacctttgacatctatacctaatgatcctgaagatcctttcttgcttacaccttccactttgctcactcagaaagttgaggtgatcacagctcctccagtcaatctagacacaaaggacttatacagatgtcaatggaaaagagtacaagtgttagctgacaccttttggaacaagtggaagaaacaatacttgtctaatctacagaccaggaacaagtggcaagacagcaaacccaacttacagcctggtgccatcgttctcatgaaagactctcaatccaagagaaacgagtggcctttgggtttgataacccaagtgtttcccagtgaagatggaaacGTCAGAAAAGTTGAACTCAAagtcattaggcaaggccagcctaaacttttcctcagacctgtttctgaacttattttgttactctcctccggagtgccatga